TTCGCCTGATGGCCACTTTTAGAAGATCATGTCTGCATGCATCTCTCGTGTTTTGATGATGTTAGCCATTCAATCTAATTCTTGCAGTGTAAGAGATTGACAAGCCTTGTCAAGCAGATGGTTGAAGGTCATCTGGTTAGGCCAATATCTTTTGTCCTTAACCCAATGGGAAAACCGGTTTGCCAGTCcttgttctttttgttttatgctAGACTGGTCAATGTAAGTGGTTCCTAGAATTTATATAGCACAGTTCAGCTGAAAAGGGCCAAACCCAGATTCCACATGTTACAAGGCCAAGAGTCAATAGTGCCAATTATTGTGGAACCTTTGACTTATATCAAATCACTCCATCTATGAGTTCATTAGAAGCTTGTGAAGAAAGagtcaattttgaaaaattaaattgtgTTAAGAAGGGGTCAACTCAGGGGTTCATGGATTTTTCTACCTAAGCAAACAACAATGAAATTAGTATGAAGAAACTAATAACATGTAAGCACTTTTCAGGTTGAATTTATACCAGGTTGATATCCTTGGAGATCATTTTCATTGTTGAATAGACAAGTTACATGTATTTTCTCATTTAACTTTTCAAATAATGATAGTTTCTTCAGGAGAAACAAAAAGACTACAGGATGAAGAGAATCTTCATAAAATAAGCACATGGATAAAAATTCTAACAGATAAGGGGTGATGAATACAAGCACATCAAAACATAGGGGCATAATTgaacaaaaaacataatatcACCCTTACCCTTGGATGCAGTGCAATCActgcaaaagaaaatgcaagaatCATGGTCATGACAATGAAGAAGATATTGAGACCACAGTCATTGCCAGAGGGATTGAACCAAATGAACAGAATCCCTGAGAATGTAAATGCTAGAAGGTAGCATCCAATTGATACGGCAAGCAAAGCAATGTACCTAAATATCCAACAAGGTTAGCAATCAAACAAAAAGAATGACAGTGAAAATGATGAGACACAGAAACTTGAACTGACCACTTCTGTTCATCTTTTTCTACCCATGCATCATTCCATGAGTGTGTGAAATCGAGTAATATAATCACTtgaacaagtaaaaacaatccCGCACCAAATTTTGATAGGGTTCCTGGAAAGACAGTAAGTTCATGAAGGTCAAGTTATGGATTTGGCACCGATCCAAAAATAAGTGCAAATTTGAGAATTGGCAGGAAAATGGGTAACTTTGTCCTGCCTTCCTACCTACCCACCCACTCCTACCACCTATGAATGTGGTTCGCATGGCACCACATATGACCAGAAATTTATTGGTTGGTATCAACAATGAGAATCTTGTGATGAAAATTCAGTTGACAAGATAGGATCATCATCACCTGgttaaactttaattttattataacagTGGTGCCATGTATTATCAATTTATCATAACGAGGAAGGAAAGTTTCTTACTCATTATGTGACCATCTAATTAGTTTTAACCTATGAGAGAGATGGATGGGTGAACTGGGAAATGGTGGATCCTGAAACCCCAACACGTGCTCTGTGTATGTTGCACATGCCAAAATAGAAGTGCTTCAACGATGACAACTAATTTGCTCCATGAATAAAAACCATAGatctttataaaacaaaaataaaaataaaaaatcagtcCCTTCCTCTGTAAGTTTTGTAAAAATGTGCTAAAAAAGCATATTTAAGAGAAGTATTTCTAGAGATGTTTAAGTTCCACGGCCATGTAAGACAGTTCATTTACTGTGGAAGCAGCCAATCATCATATGAAAAATTGTGGAAGCAACCAAATTTAGATCTCTCAAGAACACATCTGTACTGTTTACATGAATCACAACAATAATAATTGCACCAAATGGAAATTTGATAATTGCTCCAAATGAAATTCCCACCATGGGGGGCGAAACTGACCATAGATTGAGATGACAACATTTGGAACAAAAAACATGAGGATGATCAGTAAAACCCATATCACCATCTTTGCAACCCACCCTCCATGGTGCCATGAATCGCGTCTATCATTTTGGTCCTTAACACCAATCATTATAAGCGCAAATATGGCAAAAAACAAGAAATTCCCCAAACTAACACGGAGAACAGCTTCTTGTTGATACCATTCTGTTGAATGAGTCTGAGAAGTGCTTATCcctgaaataaaaaatcaaactaaaatctTGTCACAGAGCAATAGAACTGGATTCAACTGTATACAATCTCTaggaaatttcaaatcaattccACAAGCTCATCCAGTAAAAAGAGACAACAAAGCAAATCCAAGACACCTTTGCTCTTGAcgtcctattaaaaaaatagaagaaaacaatTTCACTTAGCTTTAAAAAAGGCATTcccatttccaaaatttccctAATTCAAGTGAACTCCTAGTACTGCTCCACAGGAAAGGCCCACTCTATAAGAATATATCTTCAAGCACAGGCAATTTTGTATGGACTAAGACCAATAATTTCATCAAAGTCAACTCTCTCAGCTTCAAACAGCGTGTAATCGAGCCCTTCAGTAAATAAATCAACAATCCTACAACATCTTCAAGTTTCAATCATCATTCATAGATTGAAAATCCTCCTCTCCATTAAATACAAAAACATCATCAGCCACAACAAACCCAAAGTCAATTTCCAACAGTAATCACAATATCAAACAATCACAGCTAAAAAATCAATAACCCACATACCCAAATCAAAATAACAGCGGAAAAACGAAAAGGATCGTTCTAAAACTCGGACTCACATGGGATTTTCTTCAACAGAGGAGCTGCAACTTCTCTGAGAATCCAGGACACGATGAGTGACCCGCCGAAAAGGCCGCAataagcgagtctcgccgagcGCTTGGATATTCCGGAGGCCACGGAGGAGCAGAGGCCGCACGTGGCAGCCGCACAGCATGACGCTAAACACGACATCGTTTTGCTTTCTCTCTGTCTCTACTTTCTCCCTCTAGATCACCTGTAAAGTAGTCTCCAGGCAATGGATTGAGGTAAATCCCGTTCTTCTGCGGTTTGCTATCATCAAGATTTGTTGTCCGGTTCGGACACTTCCTGCCACGAAAATGACACGTCAGTAGAAAAATTAGCCATTTGTACGGTCACCATTGTGTCTAATATGAAATATCACGTGAGCGCTTGCTTATGTGGCAAAGTTTAGCTCCCAGACTAGACTGGTAGGAGGGGAGGAGTTTTGATAACATGTTGTACGCGTAATTTTAGATTCTACAATCGGTTGTGTTTGACTTTCCGGTAGTAGTGGATCGACAGGCCAACCGTCGGATTAGGTGGGTCAAatctataaattattatttattgataaaattttctaataactttATGATTTAATGAAAAAGCGTCGTATCTATATTTAAGCAACcaaaatttaaactaaattaagatattataaatagctaaataataatttatagttGAGGTTTGGATATGAAAGGATCCTTAAGAATTTCCATAGGGACCCAAAACTCCATATGGGTTCATCCCTCGTcctattaatataaattaattcttacccttattccaaaaaaattgaagtgagGTAAGATCCAAGTAATTATCATACCCCTGCTCTAGTATATCCcacttatattttgattttttttataatttctaaaattattgtattaaaaataaatatattttatagataaataaatattataattttatataattaatttatgaaaaaataatatcttattttatttgttacaaacagaaaaatacaattttaaattaagttacttttaatttaattattgaaagaaatacctaacaa
This region of Vitis vinifera cultivar Pinot Noir 40024 chromosome 5, ASM3070453v1 genomic DNA includes:
- the LOC100258051 gene encoding uncharacterized protein LOC100258051, giving the protein MSCLASCCAAATCGLCSSVASGISKRSARLAYCGLFGGSLIVSWILREVAAPLLKKIPWISTSQTHSTEWYQQEAVLRVSLGNFLFFAIFALIMIGVKDQNDRRDSWHHGGWVAKMVIWVLLIILMFFVPNVVISIYGTLSKFGAGLFLLVQVIILLDFTHSWNDAWVEKDEQKWYIALLAVSIGCYLLAFTFSGILFIWFNPSGNDCGLNIFFIVMTMILAFSFAVIALHPRVNGSLLPASVISLYCAYVCYTGLSSEPRDYACNGLHNKSKAVSTSTLILGMLTTVLSVLYSAVRAGSSTTFLSPPSSPKSGGKKPLLESEDTESGKEKKEEEAKPVSYSYTFFHLIFALASMYSAMLLSGWTSSNDSSDMIDVGWTSVWVRICTEWVTALLYVWSLLAPILFPDREFF